Proteins from one Podarcis raffonei isolate rPodRaf1 chromosome 1, rPodRaf1.pri, whole genome shotgun sequence genomic window:
- the LOC128417440 gene encoding dispanin subfamily A member 2b-like, whose translation MASGAHFPLPGQASGGLPRYEELKDEHDMAILDPAGASPGSTVIHMHNQSQVCVAPPRDHILWSICTMMYCNFCCLGFMALVFSVKARDRKVVGDHSGARSYGSTAQCLNITAVTLCIVPIVIVIILLATGFFTPQFLNGY comes from the exons ATGGCAAGCGGCGCCCACTTCCCTTTGCCCGGCCAGGCCAGCGGCGGGCTGCCGCGCTACGAGGAGCTGAAGGACGAGCACGACATGGCCATCCTCGACCCCGCGGGCGCGTCGCCTGGCTCCACCGTGATCCACATGCACAACCAAAGCCAAGTCTGCGTGGCGCCTCCCCGCGACCATATCTTGTGGTCGATCTGCACCATGATGTACTGCAACTTCTGCTGCCTCGGGTTCATGGCCCTGGTCTTCTCGGTTAAG GCAAGAGATCGCAAAGTGGTTGGTGACCACAGTGGAGCTCGCAGCTATGGTTCTACTGCCCAGTGCCTCAACATCACAGCTGTGACCCTGTGTATTGTGCCCATTGTCATTGTCATCATCCTGCTAGCAACAGGGTTTTTCACTCCCCAATTTCTTAATGGTTATTAG